In Novosphingobium sp. MMS21-SN21R, a single genomic region encodes these proteins:
- a CDS encoding NAD(P) transhydrogenase subunit alpha translates to MRIAVLRERASGESRVSATPETVKKFIALGASVVVESGAGAGASIGDDDYRVAGAEVVPSDAAKDADIVLGVQGPEADMLAGAKPGAWVVAGLDPFVRRDRVDAYASAGLEALAMEFMPRITRAQSMDILSSQSNLAGYKAVLTAANIYGRAFPMMMTAAGTVSAAKAFVMGVGVAGLQAIATARRLGAQVSATDVRSATKEQIQSLGAKPIFVESVAGIEGEGAGGYATEMSEEYQKAQAELVSSHIAKQDIVITTALIPGRAAPRLITDAQIATMKPGSVIFDLAVSQGGNVEGSVADEVVVKHGVKIVGYSNTATHLAADASALFARNLYNFLSAFWDKEAGKPVLDEEIGNAIRLTQGGKVVNERLLG, encoded by the coding sequence ATGAGGATCGCCGTCCTTCGGGAACGCGCGAGTGGCGAAAGCCGTGTTTCGGCAACACCGGAAACGGTGAAGAAGTTCATTGCCCTGGGGGCATCGGTCGTCGTGGAAAGCGGCGCAGGCGCGGGCGCGTCGATTGGCGACGATGATTATCGTGTTGCGGGCGCTGAAGTCGTTCCGTCTGATGCGGCGAAAGATGCCGACATCGTTCTCGGCGTGCAAGGCCCTGAAGCGGATATGCTTGCAGGTGCAAAGCCGGGCGCATGGGTTGTCGCCGGGCTTGATCCTTTCGTCCGTCGGGACCGTGTCGATGCCTATGCCTCTGCCGGACTTGAAGCGCTGGCGATGGAATTCATGCCGCGCATCACCCGCGCGCAGTCGATGGATATCCTGTCGTCGCAGTCGAACCTCGCCGGATACAAGGCGGTTCTGACGGCAGCCAATATTTATGGCCGGGCGTTTCCGATGATGATGACGGCGGCGGGCACGGTCTCGGCCGCCAAGGCGTTTGTCATGGGCGTGGGCGTGGCCGGGCTTCAGGCCATCGCTACCGCTCGCCGTCTCGGCGCGCAGGTTTCCGCGACTGACGTGCGCTCAGCCACCAAGGAGCAGATTCAGTCGCTCGGGGCCAAGCCGATCTTCGTTGAAAGCGTGGCGGGCATCGAGGGCGAGGGCGCTGGCGGTTACGCCACGGAAATGAGCGAGGAATACCAGAAGGCGCAGGCCGAACTGGTGTCGTCGCATATCGCCAAGCAGGATATCGTCATCACCACCGCGCTGATCCCGGGCCGCGCTGCGCCGCGCCTGATCACCGACGCGCAGATCGCCACGATGAAGCCGGGCTCGGTGATCTTCGACCTTGCCGTCTCGCAAGGCGGCAACGTTGAAGGCTCGGTGGCCGATGAAGTCGTCGTAAAGCACGGCGTCAAGATCGTCGGCTATTCGAACACCGCTACGCACCTCGCGGCAGACGCCTCGGCCCTGTTCGCGCGCAACCTCTACAACTTCCTTTCAGCCTTCTGGGACAAGGAAGCGGGCAAGCCGGTGCTCGACGAAGAAATCGGCAACGCCATCCGCCTGACGCAGGGCGGCAAGGTCGTGAACGAACGACTGCTCGGCTGA
- a CDS encoding aa3-type cytochrome c oxidase subunit IV, translated as MASANDMKAANATYEGFVNLVKWATPAICVLAFVVVLVIQ; from the coding sequence ATGGCTTCTGCAAACGATATGAAGGCCGCAAACGCGACCTACGAAGGTTTTGTGAACCTGGTAAAGTGGGCAACGCCAGCAATCTGCGTGCTCGCTTTTGTTGTCGTCCTGGTGATCCAGTAA
- a CDS encoding sigma-54 dependent transcriptional regulator, with protein sequence MMEPEQRLLMLIDDEPAQCRLISALASREGWRTIIARDSESAIATLGTRQGMQLGAIILDQWVPGDDACTLIAELKARRPALPILMLTTSASPLLAVEAMRAGATDYLVKPVAPERLLQALRSATTREADACELQPLTEKIGATLDFDSMIGATPAFRAALAVSAKAARTHGTVLIEGESGTGKEMLVRAMHAASPRAKTPMRTINIGGVPANQIESVLFGHEKGAFPGAFERHIGMLQHADGGTLVIDEIDRMPEPMQERLVRFLERGDVQPIGARHSFRVDVRLIACANAGLRDLVETGDFRSDLHALLTQTQVLLPALRQRAADIPALARHFLTRIGEQPGLRPLGITDGALALLGAYDWPGNVRQLQATLFRAAVFCEGEALTAQDFPSLSNLIGEGSRAVPSVTDGAGVTLFAPDGNLRPLEDIEADVIRLAIGHYRGRMTEVARRLGIGRSTLYRKLTELGIDNAA encoded by the coding sequence ATGATGGAGCCCGAACAGCGCCTGCTCATGTTGATTGACGACGAACCAGCCCAATGCCGCCTTATTTCAGCGCTGGCATCACGGGAGGGATGGCGCACAATTATTGCCCGCGATTCGGAAAGCGCGATAGCCACGCTCGGCACGCGTCAGGGTATGCAACTGGGTGCAATCATCCTCGATCAGTGGGTGCCGGGTGACGATGCCTGCACGCTTATCGCCGAACTCAAGGCGCGGCGCCCTGCCCTGCCGATCCTCATGCTTACCACCAGCGCCTCGCCGCTGCTGGCGGTCGAAGCGATGCGTGCGGGCGCTACCGACTACCTCGTCAAGCCCGTCGCGCCCGAACGTCTTTTGCAAGCCTTGCGCAGCGCCACGACGCGCGAGGCTGATGCTTGCGAACTACAGCCGCTGACCGAAAAGATCGGCGCGACACTCGATTTCGATTCGATGATTGGCGCAACCCCCGCTTTTCGCGCCGCGCTCGCTGTCTCGGCCAAGGCCGCACGCACGCACGGCACTGTGCTGATCGAGGGCGAGAGCGGAACGGGCAAGGAAATGCTCGTCCGCGCAATGCACGCGGCAAGTCCGCGCGCCAAGACGCCGATGCGCACCATCAATATTGGCGGCGTCCCGGCCAATCAGATTGAATCCGTTCTGTTCGGCCATGAGAAAGGCGCGTTTCCCGGTGCATTCGAGCGCCATATCGGTATGCTCCAGCATGCTGACGGCGGCACGCTGGTCATCGACGAGATCGACCGCATGCCCGAGCCGATGCAGGAGCGCCTTGTCCGCTTTCTCGAACGCGGCGATGTTCAACCGATCGGAGCGCGGCATTCCTTCCGCGTCGATGTGCGTCTGATTGCCTGCGCGAATGCGGGCCTGCGTGATCTGGTCGAAACCGGTGACTTCCGGAGCGATCTTCACGCACTGCTGACCCAGACTCAGGTCCTGTTGCCAGCATTGCGCCAACGCGCCGCCGATATTCCGGCACTCGCCCGCCACTTCCTGACGCGGATCGGCGAGCAGCCCGGACTTCGCCCACTGGGCATTACCGATGGAGCATTGGCGCTACTGGGGGCTTACGACTGGCCCGGCAATGTCCGCCAGTTGCAGGCAACATTGTTTCGCGCCGCCGTTTTCTGCGAAGGCGAAGCGCTCACGGCGCAGGACTTTCCCAGTCTGTCCAACCTGATCGGTGAAGGCAGCAGGGCCGTGCCCAGCGTGACCGACGGGGCAGGCGTCACGCTGTTCGCGCCCGACGGCAACCTTCGGCCACTCGAAGACATCGAAGCCGACGTGATTCGCCTCGCCATCGGCCACTATCGCGGGCGGATGACGGAAGTTGCGCGTCGGCTCGGCATCGGGCGCTCGACCCTTTATCGCAAGCTGACTGAACTCGGAATCGACAACGCGGCCTGA